In Aegilops tauschii subsp. strangulata cultivar AL8/78 chromosome 3, Aet v6.0, whole genome shotgun sequence, one genomic interval encodes:
- the LOC109745315 gene encoding mitochondrial import inner membrane translocase subunit TIM50 → MSHIARSRLALTLRSSAAPFSTISPAAAASLASKEAPAAAAASSAPKEAAAAGDPSPAPPSGARSSFRLLKAGIFTAVTAALGATGYVTYAYSVDEVDQMTREFRKNSKLPISEDLSGFEKFKAMAYSETVKVPAAAIDLYLDVRSQIEDQIQGFVEPSSEKLLPDLPPQEQHVFTIVLDLNETLVYSDWKRERGWRTFKRPGVDAFLEHLAKFYEVVVYSDQLSMYVDPVMERLDAKGCVRHRLSRVATKYVNGKHYRDLSKLNRDPARVIYISGHALDSCLQPENCLPIKPWKLEAEDTQLIDLIPLLEFVATARVSDIRPVLASFEGRDIAAEFLERSRRVYEQKEQKQQHGRIWRR, encoded by the exons ATGTCCCACATCGCGAGGTCGCGCCTCGCCCTCACGCTCAGGTCCTCCGCCGCCCCCTTCTCCACCAtttcgcccgccgccgccgcatccctCGCTTCGAAGGAggcgcctgccgccgccgccgcatcttcCGCTCCCAAGGAGGCGGCCGCAGCTGGCGATCCCTCCCCGGCGCCACCTTCGGGGGCCCGCAGCTCCTTCCGTCTGCTCAAGGCCGGTATCTTCACCGCCGTCACCGCCGCTCTCGGCGCCACAGGCTATGTCACATACG CTTATTCCGTGGATGAAGTGGATCAGATGACGCGGGAGTTCCGGAAGAACTCGAAGCTCCCAATCAGCGAGGACTTGTCCGGCTTTGAG AAGTTTAAGGCTATGGCTTATTCGGAAACTGTGAAAG TTCCTGCTGCTGCTATTGACCTCTACTTGGATGTCAGGAGCCAAATTGAAGATCAAATTCAG GGATTTGTTGAACCATCATCAGAAAAACTCCTTCCAGATCTACCTCCTCAAGAACAGCATGTCTTTACCATAGTTCTGGATCTGAATGAGACTCTTGTATACTCAGATTGGAAG CGTGAGAGAGGATGGAGGACTTTCAAGAGACCAGGAGTGGATGCCTTTTTGGAACATCTTGCGAAGTTCTATGAAGTTGTTGTGTATTCTGATCAATTAAGTATG TACGTTGATCCTGTTATGGAAAGACTGGATGCAAAAGGCTGTGTCCGGCACAGGCTATCAAGAGTTGCAACTAAATATGTGAATGGAAAACACTATCGG GATTTGTCAAAGCTGAATAGAGACCCTGCACGAGTTATTTATATCAGTGGGCATGCTCTTGACTCATGCCTGCAGCCTGAAAATTGTTTGCCGATCAAACCATGGAAGCTTGAAGCTGAGGACACTCAACTGATTGATCTTATTCCATTGCTTGAAT TTGTCGCTACAGCAAGAGTTTCTGACATCAGACCTGTCCTTGCATCCTTTGAAGGCCGTGACATTGCTGCTGAATTTCTTGAGCGTTCAAG